From one Triticum aestivum cultivar Chinese Spring chromosome 4B, IWGSC CS RefSeq v2.1, whole genome shotgun sequence genomic stretch:
- the LOC123089282 gene encoding probable flavin-containing monooxygenase 1 — protein sequence MAQVKAARATREAVPTVSRVAIIGSGISGLAAAKQMAAYDPVVFEATPSVGGVWKHCVYRTTRLQTPRANYEFSDYSWGNRDDPAFPTHTEVVDYLEGYADEFDLWRYISFGSKVVDIKFLGGAEAGFTERWSGTGKAPLQGKPTWEVGVATGGSGTVQYYKFEFVVMCTGKYGDVPRMPVFPPGKGPEVFKGTVMHSLDYCKLSKEETVELMRGKKVVVVGYKKSAIDLANECVQANQGDGGQACTMLVRTLHWMVPSYAIWGLPFFLFYSTRFSQLFYERPNQSFFRSLLCRLMSPLRAGVSKFIESYLLWKLPLGKYGLTPDHPFVEDYASCQLAFLPEGFFDMADHGLVRFKRAPDGWWLSEIGVVLEDGTGVEADLVFLATGFEGTDKLREVLPKPFRGLLVDESSMMPLYHGTIHPLIPNMAFVGFVESASNLHTSELRCRWLAGLLEGRFELPTVQAMMRHVAGEADAMRRTTRFYRRHCISTYSIHDSDGMCADLSSATHRKTNWISELFAPYNKEDYKQQ from the exons ATGGCGCAAGTGAAAGCAGCACGGGCCACGAGGGAGGCCGTGCCCACGGTGTCCCGTGTGGCCATCATCGGCAGCGGGATCAGCGGGCTCGCGGCCGCCAAGCAGATGGCGGCCTACGACCCCGTGGTGTTCGAGGCGACGCCGTCCGTGGGCGGGGTGTGGAAACACTGCGTGTACCGCACCACGCGGCTCCAGACGCCACGCGCGAACTACGAGTTCTCCGACTACTCATGGGGCAACCGTGACGACCCGGCGTTCCCGACCCACACCGAGGTCGTCGACTACCTCGAGGGCTACGCCGACGAGTTCGATCTCTGGCGCTACATCTCGTTCGGGTCCAAAGTGGTGGACATCAAGTTCCTTGGCGGCGCCGAGGCCGGGTTCACCGAGCGgtggagcggcaccggcaaggctCCGCTCCAGGGCAAGCCCACGTGGGAGGTCGGCGTCGCCACCGGCGGCTCCGGCACTGTTCAG TATTACAAGTTCGAGTTCGTGGTGATGTGCACGGGGAAGTACGGCGACGTGCCGCGGATGCCGGTGTTCCCGCCGGGAAAGGGGCCGGAGGTGTTCAAGGGGACGGTGATGCACTCGCTGGACTACTGCAAGCTGAGCAAGGAGGAGACCGTTGAGCTGATGAGAGGAAAGAAGGTTGTGGTGGTTGGGTACAAGAAGAGCGCTATCGATCTAGCCAACGAATGTGTTCAGGCAAACCAAG GCGACGGCGGGCAGGCGTGCACGATGCTGGTGCGGACCCTGCACTGGATGGTGCCGTCATACGCCATCTGGGGCTTGCCATTCTTCCTGTTTTACTCGACACGTTTCTCCCAGCTCTTCTACGAGCGGCCCAACCAGAGCTTCTTCAgatccctcctctgccgcctcatGAGCCCACTG CGGGCAGGGGTGTCGAAGTTCATCGAGTCGTACCTGTTGTGGAAGCTGCCGCTGGGCAAGTACGGTCTGACGCCGGACCACCCCTTTGTCGAGGACTACGCCAGCTGCCAACTGGCCTTCCTCCCGGAGGGCTTCTTCGACATGGCTGACCACGGCCTGGTGCGCTTCAAGAGGGCCCCCGACGGGTGGTGGCTCTCGGAGATCGGCGTCGTCCTCGAAGACGGCACCGGGGTGGAGGCCGACCTCGTCTTCCTCGCCACCGGCTTCGAGGGCACGGACAAGCTCCGCGAGGTCCTCCCTAAGCCCTTCCGCGGCCTCCTCGTCGACGAGTCCTCCATGATGCCCCTCTACCA CGGCACGATCCACCCGCTGATCCCGAACATGGCATTCGTGGGGTTCGTGGAGAGCGCATCGAACCTGCACACGTCGGAGCTGCGGTGCCGATGGCTGGCGGGGCTGCTGGAGGGGCGGTTCGAGCTGCCTACCGTGCAGGCCATGATGAGgcacgtcgccggcgaggccgacgcCATGCGTCGCACCACGCGGTTCTACCGCCGGCACTGCATCTCCACCTACAGCATCCACGACAGCGACGGCATGTGCGCCGACCTGAGCTCCGCCACGCACCGCAAGACCAACTGGATCTCCGAGCTCTTCGCTCCATACAACAAGGAGGACTACAAGCAACAGTAA